The proteins below come from a single Serratia fonticola genomic window:
- a CDS encoding dicarboxylate/amino acid:cation symporter: protein MWKRLEPYKSSFILLFALTLGGIVGIYAPDIALKLQAIGKIFLNLLFMIIVPLVNVSVMSSIAGMTDLKKLGRIMGVIFAVSIVMALIPAAGIVGLATLFNPAQGVTIELAEKFNAGGGGMDFVSMVTTNDFVGLLSKSNILALIIMSVIAGIAIGQSGEQGKRVSNSLNDLNTIIMKIVSIIMKGAPVGLGCYFASTMASQDSQLLVTFARAIGLFFAATLLYYVFGSIFYSWIGGGVPAIRAFWRNAIEPSATALGTCSSLGTLPANIRAAKAMGINPEIVDISLPLLVNLNKGGVAMIAALKIVFIFAVLGLDFTMETFFLTMLISVLSAIIVGGVPGGAFLGEIFIVTTLGLPLETIPMLVVLGTITDAPATLINVIHDLNAAQIVERFAGKKPQPVSENASLTDVAEKIA, encoded by the coding sequence ATGTGGAAACGTCTAGAACCCTACAAGTCATCTTTTATTCTGTTATTTGCCTTAACGCTCGGGGGGATCGTCGGTATATACGCCCCCGATATTGCGTTGAAATTACAGGCAATCGGTAAGATATTCCTCAACCTGCTGTTTATGATCATCGTACCGTTGGTCAATGTCAGCGTGATGTCCTCGATCGCCGGCATGACCGACCTGAAAAAGCTCGGGCGCATCATGGGGGTGATTTTTGCCGTTTCCATTGTGATGGCGCTGATACCTGCGGCCGGTATCGTCGGCCTGGCCACCCTATTCAACCCTGCGCAGGGCGTCACCATTGAACTGGCTGAGAAGTTTAATGCCGGTGGTGGGGGCATGGATTTTGTCAGCATGGTGACCACCAACGACTTCGTCGGGCTGCTGTCCAAATCCAACATTCTGGCGCTGATTATCATGTCCGTGATTGCCGGCATCGCCATCGGCCAGTCGGGTGAGCAGGGCAAGCGGGTGTCAAACTCGCTCAACGATCTCAACACCATCATCATGAAGATTGTCTCTATCATCATGAAGGGTGCGCCAGTCGGGCTGGGCTGCTATTTTGCCTCCACCATGGCCAGCCAAGACTCACAGTTGCTGGTCACCTTTGCCAGAGCCATCGGTCTGTTCTTTGCCGCGACGCTGCTGTACTACGTTTTTGGTTCCATCTTCTACTCCTGGATTGGCGGCGGTGTACCTGCGATACGTGCCTTCTGGCGTAACGCCATTGAGCCTTCGGCCACCGCATTGGGCACCTGCTCCTCTCTGGGCACCTTGCCAGCCAACATCCGCGCGGCCAAAGCGATGGGGATTAATCCGGAAATCGTGGACATCTCCCTGCCGCTGCTGGTAAACCTGAATAAGGGCGGCGTGGCGATGATTGCGGCCCTGAAGATCGTGTTTATCTTCGCGGTGCTGGGGTTGGACTTCACGATGGAGACCTTCTTCCTGACGATGCTGATTTCCGTGCTGTCGGCAATTATCGTCGGTGGCGTTCCCGGCGGGGCTTTCCTGGGCGAGATCTTCATTGTTACCACGTTGGGGCTGCCGTTGGAAACTATCCCGATGCTGGTGGTGCTGGGCACTATAACCGACGCTCCGGCCACGCTGATCAACGTGATCCACGATCTGAACGCCGCACAAATTGTTGAGCGCTTTGCGGGCAAAAAGCCGCAGCCGGTCTCTGAAAACGCAAGTCTTACGGATGTAGCAGAAAAAATCGCGTAA
- a CDS encoding ABC transporter permease yields MTMTLLKRSPSATCGATILLLLVLIALFAPWLAPVDPNWQNAANRLLPPGAGHWLGTDSYGRDVLSRLIYGTRPTLGLVLLVTAITLPLGLLIGVLSGYYGGWLERVLMRFTDVVMSMPRLILAFAFVAMLGPGLVNGALALALTTWPAYARQARAEIQLLRKSDYLAAAEMMGIQGPRLLWGHILPMCLPSAVVRLALDLAGIILAAAGLGFLGLGARPPMAEWGSMVADGMQVIFDQWWIAAIPGCAILISSLAFNLLGDGLRDLLDPHHD; encoded by the coding sequence ATGACCATGACGCTACTTAAACGTTCGCCTTCCGCCACCTGCGGAGCCACCATCCTGCTGTTACTGGTGCTGATAGCGCTGTTTGCGCCTTGGTTGGCACCGGTCGATCCCAACTGGCAGAATGCTGCCAACCGCCTATTACCGCCGGGAGCTGGCCATTGGCTCGGCACCGACAGCTATGGCCGCGACGTCCTTTCCCGCCTGATTTACGGCACCCGGCCAACCCTTGGGCTGGTGCTGCTGGTCACGGCCATCACCCTGCCGCTCGGCCTGCTGATTGGCGTGCTATCCGGCTATTACGGCGGCTGGCTGGAGCGCGTGCTGATGCGCTTTACCGACGTGGTCATGTCGATGCCACGGCTGATCCTGGCCTTCGCCTTTGTGGCGATGCTCGGCCCTGGGCTGGTTAATGGCGCGCTGGCGTTGGCGCTCACCACCTGGCCCGCCTATGCCCGCCAGGCCAGAGCCGAGATCCAACTACTGCGTAAAAGCGACTACCTGGCCGCCGCCGAGATGATGGGCATTCAGGGGCCGCGCCTGCTATGGGGCCATATTCTGCCCATGTGCCTGCCCTCTGCCGTCGTCCGGCTAGCATTGGATCTGGCGGGGATTATTCTGGCCGCCGCCGGTCTGGGATTCCTGGGGCTGGGTGCCCGACCGCCGATGGCGGAATGGGGATCGATGGTGGCCGACGGTATGCAGGTGATCTTCGATCAGTGGTGGATCGCCGCGATCCCTGGCTGTGCGATCCTGATCAGCAGCCTGGCGTTTAACCTGCTGGGCGACGGCCTGCGCGACTTACTGGATCCGCATCATGACTGA
- the pyrB gene encoding aspartate carbamoyltransferase: MANPLYRKNIISINDLSREDLELVLSTAASLKANPQPELLKHLVIASCFFEASTRTRLSFETAIQRLGASVVGFSDSSNTSLGKKGETLADTISVISTYVDAIVMRHPQEGASRLAAEFSGGIPVLNAGDGSNQHPTQTLLDLFTIQETQGRLSNINIAMVGDLKYGRTVHSLTQALAKYEGNHFFFIAPDALAMPSYILKMLDEKGISYSRHNSIEEVVPELDILYMTRVQKERLDPSEYANVKAQFILRASDLAGARDNMKVLHPLPRIDEIAIEVDKTPYAHYFQQAGNGIYARQALLALVLNADLAL; the protein is encoded by the coding sequence ATGGCCAATCCGCTGTATCGCAAGAACATCATCTCTATTAACGATCTCAGCCGTGAAGATCTGGAGCTGGTGCTCAGCACCGCCGCCAGCCTGAAAGCTAACCCGCAGCCGGAGCTGCTCAAACACCTGGTGATCGCCAGCTGCTTCTTTGAAGCGTCTACGCGTACCCGCCTGTCGTTTGAGACCGCCATCCAGCGCCTGGGGGCTTCGGTGGTCGGCTTCTCCGACAGCAGCAACACCTCCCTCGGCAAAAAGGGCGAAACGCTGGCCGATACCATCTCGGTGATCAGCACCTATGTTGATGCCATCGTAATGCGTCATCCGCAGGAAGGGGCTTCCCGTCTGGCCGCTGAATTCTCTGGCGGTATCCCGGTGTTGAACGCCGGTGACGGCTCAAACCAGCACCCGACCCAAACGCTGCTGGATCTGTTCACCATCCAGGAAACCCAGGGCCGCCTGAGCAATATCAATATCGCCATGGTCGGCGACCTGAAATATGGCCGCACCGTGCACTCACTCACCCAGGCACTGGCAAAATACGAAGGGAACCACTTCTTCTTCATCGCACCAGATGCCCTGGCGATGCCGAGCTATATCCTGAAGATGCTGGACGAAAAAGGCATCTCTTACAGCCGCCACAACAGCATTGAAGAAGTGGTGCCGGAACTGGATATTCTGTATATGACCCGCGTGCAGAAAGAGCGCCTGGACCCGTCCGAATACGCCAACGTGAAGGCGCAGTTCATCCTGCGGGCTTCCGATCTGGCCGGTGCCCGAGACAACATGAAAGTGCTGCATCCACTGCCGCGCATCGATGAGATTGCCATTGAGGTGGACAAGACACCGTATGCCCACTATTTCCAACAGGCAGGCAACGGTATTTACGCCCGTCAGGCGCTGTTGGCACTGGTTTTAAACGCAGATTTGGCTCTTTAA
- a CDS encoding ABC transporter substrate-binding protein — MKAKVLPLFILAALSTTALAATPPNTLVVVQSLDDIVSLDPAEANELSSIQTVPSLYQRLVQADRDNPAKVIPVLAESWQDDAAAKTLTIKLRPQATFSSGNPLTADDVIFSYTRAVKMNKSPAFILNVLGWQPDNIEQQLKKIDDHTVQLSWTADVSPAVALNILSTPIASIVDSKAVQPNVKGDDFGNAWLKMHSAGSGPFKMRVYQPHQAIVLDANPTSPGDKPLLSNIIIKNVPDPSARRLLIQQGDADVARELGPDQTAALKSQAGVKVLEIPSAEQNYLVFNTGNTANPLLKNPAFWEAARYLVDYQGITKDLLKGQYFVHQSFLPVGLPGALEDNPFSFDPAKAKAILEKAGITNASLTLDVENKPPFITIAQSLQASFAQGGVKLDLLPAAGSQVYARVRAKQHQAAIRLWIPDYFDAHSNASAFAYNDGKSSTVAGLNSWQIPELSKQTLAAVAEADPAKRTALYTAMQQELQRSSPYVFIDQAKTQVVLRDNVKGYQQGLNADMVYYDRVSK, encoded by the coding sequence ATGAAAGCCAAAGTCTTGCCGCTGTTTATTCTTGCCGCCCTCTCCACCACTGCACTGGCCGCCACGCCGCCGAATACGCTGGTGGTGGTGCAGTCACTGGATGATATTGTCAGCCTGGATCCGGCGGAGGCCAATGAGCTTTCCAGCATCCAGACCGTACCCAGCCTCTATCAACGCCTGGTGCAGGCCGATCGTGATAATCCAGCCAAGGTGATCCCGGTGCTGGCGGAAAGCTGGCAAGATGATGCCGCCGCCAAGACCCTGACGATCAAACTGCGCCCACAGGCAACGTTTTCCTCCGGTAACCCTCTGACCGCCGACGACGTGATTTTCTCTTACACCCGCGCGGTGAAGATGAACAAGTCACCGGCGTTTATCCTCAACGTTCTCGGCTGGCAGCCGGACAATATCGAACAGCAGCTGAAAAAGATCGACGACCATACCGTGCAACTAAGCTGGACGGCAGACGTCAGCCCAGCGGTTGCCCTGAATATCCTCTCGACGCCGATCGCCTCAATCGTCGACAGCAAAGCCGTGCAGCCTAACGTGAAGGGTGACGATTTCGGCAACGCCTGGTTGAAGATGCACTCTGCGGGCAGCGGCCCGTTCAAGATGCGGGTTTACCAGCCGCACCAGGCGATCGTGCTGGATGCCAACCCAACCTCACCGGGCGATAAACCACTGCTGAGCAACATCATTATCAAAAACGTGCCAGACCCAAGCGCGCGCCGCCTGCTGATCCAGCAAGGGGATGCCGACGTGGCGCGTGAACTCGGCCCGGATCAAACCGCCGCGCTAAAAAGCCAGGCAGGTGTGAAGGTGCTGGAAATCCCTTCCGCCGAGCAAAACTATCTGGTGTTCAACACCGGTAATACCGCCAACCCGCTGCTGAAGAACCCGGCCTTCTGGGAAGCGGCCCGCTATCTGGTGGATTATCAGGGCATCACCAAAGATCTGCTGAAAGGGCAATACTTCGTCCATCAAAGCTTCCTGCCGGTCGGCCTACCGGGGGCGCTGGAAGATAACCCGTTCAGCTTCGATCCGGCCAAAGCCAAGGCGATCCTGGAAAAAGCCGGGATCACCAACGCCAGCCTGACGCTGGACGTGGAAAACAAACCGCCGTTTATCACCATCGCCCAGTCGCTCCAGGCCAGCTTTGCCCAAGGTGGCGTGAAGCTCGATCTGTTGCCTGCCGCCGGTAGCCAGGTCTATGCCCGCGTACGCGCCAAGCAGCATCAGGCAGCGATCCGCTTGTGGATCCCGGATTACTTCGATGCGCACTCCAATGCCAGCGCCTTCGCCTATAACGATGGCAAAAGCAGCACGGTAGCCGGACTGAACAGTTGGCAGATCCCTGAGTTGAGCAAACAAACGCTGGCAGCAGTCGCTGAGGCCGATCCAGCCAAACGCACCGCGCTCTATACCGCCATGCAGCAGGAATTACAGCGTAGCTCGCCGTATGTGTTTATCGATCAGGCCAAAACGCAGGTGGTGCTGCGCGATAACGTCAAAGGCTATCAACAGGGCCTGAATGCGGATATGGTCTATTACGATCGCGTTAGCAAATAA
- the ridA gene encoding 2-iminobutanoate/2-iminopropanoate deaminase, whose amino-acid sequence MSRNISTELAPAAIGPYVQGVDLGSMIITSGQIPVDPKTGAVPDDVADQARQSLANVKAIVEAAGLKVGDIVKTTVFVKDLNDFATVNAAYEAFFTEHNASFPARSCVEVARLPKDVKIEIEAIAVRR is encoded by the coding sequence ATGTCACGTAATATCAGCACTGAACTCGCGCCAGCCGCCATTGGTCCTTACGTGCAGGGCGTTGACCTGGGCAGCATGATCATCACTTCCGGCCAGATCCCGGTCGATCCAAAAACCGGTGCCGTACCCGATGATGTTGCCGATCAAGCGCGTCAGTCATTGGCCAACGTGAAGGCGATCGTGGAAGCCGCAGGCCTGAAAGTGGGCGACATCGTTAAAACCACCGTTTTCGTCAAAGATCTCAACGATTTCGCTACCGTTAACGCGGCCTATGAAGCGTTCTTCACCGAGCACAACGCCTCGTTCCCAGCGCGTTCTTGCGTTGAAGTGGCGCGTTTGCCAAAAGACGTGAAAATCGAGATCGAAGCCATCGCCGTTCGCCGTTAA
- a CDS encoding RNA-directed DNA polymerase, with amino-acid sequence MTDTQTEESTARNWEAAYRWLCQRRQHAPPNADVWDLRFTWPQQQFQWLKRVLAGEYRLSPMQVYRRRNKSWVQWSAHDALVLKWVAIQIAGKLPRNVHCHHLKGHGGVSGSTQCVSSAWQSGEWRYVYRTDIRGYYRHILKHQVAGQLHWHIADVVCRDLCLQWLHYSIEDGGEIVTPEKGICRGSALSPLIGGSLLRHVDSYFATREEIFYARYMDDFIFFTKTRWHLRKAIKRLHEFFDLGGFETHPDKTQLGKIEHGFDWLGLWYAPEGPRIAPRAEQNHRERIARLYEQARRRKLSKAETALHVREYETRWMTWAKYLLQNAE; translated from the coding sequence GTGACAGACACGCAGACAGAAGAAAGCACAGCGCGGAACTGGGAAGCGGCATACCGCTGGTTATGTCAGCGACGGCAACACGCGCCACCGAATGCTGATGTGTGGGATTTACGCTTTACGTGGCCACAGCAGCAGTTTCAATGGCTAAAGCGGGTGCTGGCAGGGGAGTACCGGCTGTCGCCGATGCAAGTCTATCGGCGGCGAAATAAAAGCTGGGTGCAATGGTCGGCGCATGATGCGCTGGTCCTCAAGTGGGTAGCGATACAGATCGCCGGGAAACTACCCAGGAACGTGCATTGCCATCACCTGAAAGGGCACGGTGGCGTCAGCGGGTCGACACAATGTGTCTCCTCCGCCTGGCAAAGTGGGGAATGGCGTTATGTGTACCGCACAGATATCCGGGGCTATTACCGGCATATTTTAAAACACCAGGTGGCCGGACAGTTGCACTGGCATATCGCCGATGTGGTCTGCCGAGACCTGTGCCTGCAATGGCTCCATTACAGCATTGAGGACGGCGGCGAGATAGTGACGCCGGAAAAAGGCATTTGCCGTGGCAGTGCGTTGAGCCCACTCATTGGTGGCAGTTTATTACGACATGTTGACAGTTATTTTGCGACGCGTGAGGAGATATTTTATGCCCGATATATGGATGACTTTATTTTTTTCACGAAAACGCGTTGGCATTTACGCAAGGCAATCAAGCGACTGCATGAATTTTTTGATTTGGGTGGATTTGAAACACACCCAGATAAAACGCAATTGGGGAAAATTGAACATGGCTTTGACTGGCTGGGGCTCTGGTATGCCCCCGAAGGGCCCCGGATAGCGCCGAGGGCAGAACAAAACCATCGGGAACGTATTGCGCGGCTTTATGAGCAGGCACGCAGGCGGAAACTGTCGAAGGCAGAGACCGCCCTGCATGTGCGGGAATATGAAACTCGGTGGATGACATGGGCAAAATACCTCTTACAGAATGCTGAGTGA
- a CDS encoding ABC transporter permease, which translates to MSVAIKSTPGSSSRRRLWGLAQGLLTLALTLFGLLLITFLLSALSPVDRVLQIVGDHASAATYEQVKQQLGLDRSLSVQFWHYLERLAHGDLGTASATGQPVLLDLLHAFPATLELATLSLVIGAPLGVLAGVLCARFAGSKLDIGVRFITLLGNSVPIFWLGLLMLLLFYAKLQWSAGPGRLDDIYQYTVEAKTGFALIDTWLSGDAGAVRNALAHLVLPVCLLAYYSLASITRLTRSACLSELNKEYITLARAKGASEMRIMFRHVLPNISGTLLTVIALAYTSMLEGAVLTETVFSWPGIGRYLTTALFAGDTTAIMGGTLLIGLCFVIINNLTDLLVRLLDPRARQ; encoded by the coding sequence ATGTCGGTAGCAATAAAATCCACGCCGGGAAGTAGTTCCCGGCGTCGTCTTTGGGGATTGGCGCAGGGGCTGCTCACGCTGGCGCTGACCCTGTTCGGCCTGTTGTTGATCACCTTCTTACTGTCTGCGCTGTCGCCAGTAGATCGCGTGTTGCAGATCGTCGGCGATCACGCCAGCGCTGCCACCTATGAGCAGGTAAAACAGCAGCTTGGCCTGGATCGCTCTTTGTCGGTGCAGTTCTGGCACTATCTGGAGCGACTGGCCCATGGCGATCTCGGCACCGCCAGCGCCACCGGCCAGCCAGTGTTGCTGGATTTGCTGCATGCCTTCCCGGCCACGTTGGAATTGGCCACGCTGTCGTTGGTGATTGGTGCCCCGCTCGGCGTGCTGGCAGGCGTCTTGTGTGCGCGTTTTGCCGGCAGCAAGCTGGATATCGGCGTACGTTTTATTACCCTGCTCGGTAACTCGGTACCCATCTTCTGGCTGGGGCTGCTGATGCTGTTGCTGTTCTACGCCAAGCTACAGTGGAGCGCCGGGCCGGGGCGGTTAGACGATATCTACCAATACACCGTGGAGGCCAAAACCGGCTTCGCGCTGATTGATACCTGGCTTTCCGGCGATGCAGGAGCCGTGCGCAATGCGTTGGCACATCTGGTGCTGCCGGTCTGCCTGCTGGCCTATTATTCGTTGGCCAGCATTACCCGCCTGACCCGCTCCGCCTGCCTGAGCGAACTAAATAAAGAGTACATCACCCTGGCACGCGCCAAAGGGGCCAGCGAGATGCGCATCATGTTCCGCCACGTGCTGCCCAATATCAGCGGCACCCTGCTGACGGTGATCGCTCTTGCCTATACCAGCATGCTGGAGGGGGCGGTATTGACCGAAACCGTGTTCTCCTGGCCGGGTATTGGCCGCTATCTGACCACCGCGCTGTTTGCCGGGGACACCACCGCCATCATGGGCGGCACGCTGTTGATCGGCCTGTGCTTTGTGATTATCAACAATCTCACTGACTTGCTGGTGCGCTTGCTCGATCCGAGGGCGCGCCAATGA
- the pyrI gene encoding aspartate carbamoyltransferase regulatory subunit: MTHDNKLQVEAIKCGTVIDHIPAQIGFKLLSLFKLTATDQRITIGLNLPSKELGRKDLIKIENTFLTEQQANQLAMYAPKATVNRIDNYEVVRKLTLSLPDHIDGVLTCPNSNCISRSEPVASSFSVKSHAGEVHLKCRYCEKEFDHQVVLQTD; this comes from the coding sequence ATGACTCACGATAACAAACTCCAGGTTGAAGCGATCAAGTGCGGCACGGTGATCGACCATATTCCGGCGCAAATCGGCTTTAAGCTGCTCTCGCTGTTCAAACTGACCGCCACCGATCAGCGCATCACCATCGGCCTGAACCTGCCCTCCAAAGAGCTGGGCCGCAAGGATTTGATCAAGATCGAGAACACCTTCCTGACCGAGCAGCAGGCCAACCAGCTGGCGATGTACGCGCCCAAGGCTACGGTCAACCGTATCGATAACTATGAAGTGGTGCGCAAGCTGACGCTCAGCCTGCCGGATCATATCGACGGCGTGCTGACCTGCCCGAACAGCAACTGCATCAGCCGTAGCGAACCGGTGGCATCCAGTTTCAGCGTCAAATCCCATGCAGGGGAAGTGCACCTCAAGTGCCGTTACTGCGAGAAAGAGTTCGATCATCAAGTGGTGTTACAGACCGACTAA
- a CDS encoding ABC transporter ATP-binding protein, whose amino-acid sequence MTEPLLAAQNLSIEFNGHKVVDSLSFSIGREKVALVGESGSGKSMTARALMGLVRKPGIVTADKLHYRDTDLLKLQPRQWNEVRGAKIAMVLQDPRYALNPVRSIGKQIEESLVLHNALTRADRHERVLNSLAAVGLPESLYHSYPGQLSGGMGQRAMLAIALVNDPQLLIADEPTSALDARLRNQILDLIVEQTTRRNMGLLLISHDLPLVAERCDRVLVMYQGKLVDQGIAANLPLATHPYTRTLWACRPNASTYGQDLPVLDRSIDFTRSEHGAD is encoded by the coding sequence ATGACTGAACCACTGCTGGCAGCACAGAACCTGAGTATCGAATTTAACGGCCACAAAGTGGTGGATAGCCTTTCTTTCAGCATTGGCCGGGAGAAAGTGGCGCTGGTGGGGGAATCCGGCTCTGGCAAATCCATGACCGCCCGCGCCCTGATGGGGCTGGTGCGTAAGCCGGGCATCGTCACCGCCGATAAGCTGCACTATCGTGATACCGATTTACTGAAGCTTCAGCCACGCCAATGGAACGAGGTACGCGGCGCCAAAATCGCCATGGTGCTACAAGATCCGCGCTATGCATTGAATCCAGTGCGCAGCATTGGTAAGCAGATCGAAGAATCCCTGGTGCTGCATAACGCACTAACCCGGGCCGATCGCCATGAGCGGGTGCTGAACTCACTGGCCGCCGTCGGCTTACCGGAGAGCCTGTATCACAGCTACCCCGGCCAGCTTTCCGGCGGCATGGGGCAACGTGCCATGTTGGCGATTGCGCTGGTCAACGATCCGCAACTGCTGATTGCCGATGAGCCAACCTCGGCGCTGGATGCCAGATTGCGTAATCAGATCCTCGATCTGATCGTCGAACAAACCACGCGCCGTAACATGGGGCTGTTGCTGATCAGCCACGATCTGCCGCTGGTGGCCGAGCGTTGCGATCGGGTGTTGGTGATGTATCAGGGAAAACTGGTGGATCAGGGGATCGCGGCCAACCTGCCGCTAGCGACCCATCCTTACACTCGCACGCTGTGGGCCTGCCGCCCTAATGCCAGCACCTACGGCCAGGATCTGCCGGTGCTGGATCGCAGCATCGATTTTACCCGGAGCGAACATGGCGCTGATTGA
- a CDS encoding ABC transporter ATP-binding protein: protein MALIEIENLQVSFPQGNGHKIAVESVSFGVKAGETFSMIGASGCGKSTVLRVLAGLQREWRGEIRLLGQTLQPQQRFTGQLRRDVQMVFQDPYASLHPQHQIARTLGEPLKIHGEKHITARIDEALRQVGLSAATAQRYPHQLSGGQRQRVAIARALLLRPKLLLLDEPTSALDMSVQAEILNLLNHLKREHGMTYLLVSHDGDVIAHMSERAALMENGHIVQHYDRAALQAGEHMRD, encoded by the coding sequence ATGGCGCTGATTGAAATTGAAAACTTGCAGGTCAGCTTCCCGCAGGGCAACGGCCATAAGATCGCCGTGGAGTCGGTGAGCTTTGGCGTCAAGGCCGGGGAAACCTTCAGCATGATTGGCGCTTCCGGCTGTGGCAAGTCTACCGTGCTGCGCGTGCTGGCCGGTTTGCAACGTGAATGGCGTGGCGAAATACGGTTGCTCGGTCAGACCTTGCAACCCCAGCAACGCTTCACCGGCCAATTACGCCGCGACGTGCAGATGGTGTTTCAAGATCCCTACGCTTCGCTGCACCCGCAGCATCAGATTGCCCGTACGCTGGGTGAACCGTTGAAGATCCACGGTGAAAAACACATTACGGCGCGGATTGACGAAGCCTTGCGGCAGGTAGGGCTGAGCGCGGCCACGGCACAGCGCTATCCCCACCAGCTTTCCGGCGGCCAGCGCCAGCGCGTCGCTATCGCCCGTGCCTTGCTGCTGCGGCCTAAGCTGCTGCTCTTGGATGAACCCACCTCGGCACTGGATATGTCGGTGCAGGCGGAGATCCTCAACCTGCTCAACCACCTGAAACGCGAGCATGGCATGACCTATCTGCTGGTCAGCCACGACGGTGACGTGATTGCCCATATGTCCGAACGCGCCGCCCTGATGGAGAACGGTCACATCGTGCAGCATTACGACCGGGCTGCCTTACAGGCCGGTGAGCATATGCGAGATTAA
- the metC gene encoding cystathionine beta-lyase → MTSKKIETALVTAGRKPRFTQGSVNPVIQRASSLTFDTVKAKKFATANRAKGELFYGRRGTLTHFSFQDAMAELEGGVGCSLYPCGAAAVTNAILAFVASGDHILMTGAAYEPTQDFCNKILSKLGVATTYYDPLIGAGIAELIQPNTKVLFLESPSSITMEVQDVPAMVKAARAVNPEIVIMIDNTWAAGILFKALDFDVDISIQAGTKYIIGHSDAMLGTAVSNARCWDQLRENSYLMGQMADADTAYNGSRGLRTLGVRLKQHEISSIAIAQWLAARPEVERVNHPALPSCKGHEFFQRDFSGSCGLFSFVLKARLTNEQVAHYLDHFEHFSMAYSWGGFESLILANQPEELNEIRPAAKVDFTGTLVRVHIGFENIDDLIADLEAGFARLK, encoded by the coding sequence ATGACATCTAAAAAGATAGAAACCGCCCTGGTCACCGCTGGCCGTAAGCCTCGATTCACTCAAGGATCGGTTAACCCGGTGATCCAACGCGCCTCTTCCTTAACCTTCGATACGGTGAAGGCCAAAAAGTTTGCCACTGCCAACCGTGCCAAAGGGGAGTTATTCTACGGGCGTCGCGGCACCCTGACGCATTTCTCATTCCAGGATGCGATGGCAGAACTGGAAGGCGGGGTAGGCTGTTCGCTTTACCCTTGCGGGGCCGCCGCCGTCACCAATGCTATCCTGGCGTTTGTTGCCAGTGGCGACCATATCCTGATGACAGGGGCCGCCTATGAGCCGACGCAGGATTTCTGCAACAAGATCCTGAGCAAGCTGGGCGTGGCAACCACCTATTACGATCCACTGATCGGTGCCGGGATCGCCGAGCTGATCCAGCCCAATACCAAAGTGCTGTTCCTGGAATCCCCGAGCTCTATCACCATGGAAGTCCAAGACGTACCGGCGATGGTGAAGGCTGCTCGAGCGGTGAATCCAGAGATTGTCATTATGATTGATAACACCTGGGCGGCGGGCATTCTGTTCAAGGCGCTGGATTTTGATGTGGATATCTCTATTCAGGCTGGAACCAAATATATCATCGGCCATTCCGACGCCATGCTGGGTACCGCCGTGTCGAACGCCCGTTGCTGGGACCAACTGCGTGAGAATTCCTACCTGATGGGGCAAATGGCCGACGCGGATACCGCCTATAACGGCAGCCGTGGCCTGAGAACGTTGGGTGTCCGCCTCAAGCAACATGAGATCAGCAGCATTGCCATTGCCCAATGGTTGGCGGCGCGGCCAGAGGTGGAGAGGGTTAACCATCCGGCGCTGCCTTCTTGTAAAGGGCATGAATTCTTCCAGCGGGATTTCAGCGGTAGCTGCGGGTTATTCTCTTTTGTGCTGAAAGCACGGCTGACCAATGAGCAGGTTGCCCACTATCTGGACCATTTTGAGCACTTCAGCATGGCCTATTCATGGGGCGGGTTTGAATCGCTGATCTTGGCCAACCAGCCGGAAGAATTGAACGAGATCCGCCCGGCGGCCAAGGTGGACTTTACCGGCACGTTAGTGCGTGTTCATATTGGTTTTGAGAATATTGACGATCTGATCGCCGATCTGGAGGCGGGCTTTGCGCGTCTGAAGTGA